A genomic window from Nitrososphaerota archaeon includes:
- a CDS encoding 50S ribosomal protein L21, whose amino-acid sequence MAKSHGYRRRTRSLLKSSGKRGLSSLLVEYAPNDRVVVKIDPTQVKGMPHRRYNGLVGTVTEVGRRAVTLDVPVGHKVKTVTARKEHLVHLEAK is encoded by the coding sequence TTGGCGAAATCACACGGGTATAGAAGAAGAACTAGGTCCCTCCTGAAGTCGTCGGGGAAGAGGGGTCTGAGCAGCCTGCTCGTAGAATATGCTCCGAACGACAGGGTGGTGGTCAAGATCGACCCGACACAGGTCAAGGGGATGCCCCATAGGAGGTACAACGGACTCGTGGGAACAGTCACGGAAGTCGGGAGGCGCGCAGTCACGCTGGACGTGCCCGTCGGCCACAAGGTAAAGACGGTGACCGCACGGAAGGAGCACCTGGTGCACCTGGAGGCGAAATGA
- a CDS encoding RNA polymerase Rpb4: MMSEKPTKKLLTIAEANQILQKIDVEKADQIQKRTLDYTAKFSKVPSDAAKKLRKELETECGLSDEESVEVVNVMPKSIEELRTFTSGWRKLLPTETLEKILKVLHSS; encoded by the coding sequence ATGATGTCGGAGAAGCCTACCAAGAAGCTCCTTACCATCGCCGAAGCGAACCAGATCCTCCAGAAGATCGACGTCGAGAAGGCTGACCAGATCCAGAAGCGGACGCTGGATTACACCGCCAAGTTCTCGAAGGTCCCCTCGGATGCGGCGAAGAAACTGAGGAAGGAGCTCGAGACCGAGTGCGGCCTCAGTGACGAGGAGTCGGTGGAAGTGGTCAACGTGATGCCGAAGTCGATCGAGGAGCTGAGGACATTCACCTCAGGCTGGCGGAAGCTGCTCCCGACGGAGACCCTCGAGAAGATACTGAAGGTACTGCATTCGAGCTAG